The Glycine soja cultivar W05 chromosome 3, ASM419377v2, whole genome shotgun sequence genome window below encodes:
- the LOC114407101 gene encoding glucomannan 4-beta-mannosyltransferase 1 translates to MRNLIFEEPEVRVPGDTSSSLRYAWESIRAPVIIPLLKLAVILCSIMSIMLFVERVAMAIVILVVKVLGKKRYTKYNLEAMKQKLERNKRFPMVLIQIPMYNEKEVYKLSIGAVCGLSWPADRFIVQVLDDSTNQSLRECVQMECQRWIQKGVNVKYETRTNRNGYKAGAMKEGLEKEYVEDCEYVAIFDADFQPDADFLWNTIPYLLENPKLGLVQARWKFVNSKECMMTKLQEMSLDYHFSVEQEVGSSTYSFFGFNGTAGIWRIQAIKDAGGWKDRTTVEDMDLAVRASLQGWEFVFVGDIKVKNELPSTFKAYRYQQHRWSCGPANLFKKMTMEILYCHRVPLLKRLHLVYAFFFVRKIVAHWVTFFFYCIVIPACVIVPEVSLKKQIAIYIPATITILNAVSTPRSMHLLVLWILFENVMSLHRTKAAIIGLLEANRVNEWVVTEKLGNAMKQRKNAKPSRTSWFRIIDRIHPLEIIVGMYMLHCAIYDLLFGHDHFFIYLLLQAGAFFTMGFGQVGTIVPY, encoded by the exons ATGAGAAACCTAATCTTTGAAGAGCCTGAAGTCAGGGTTCCAGGAGACACTTCAAGCAGTCTGCGCTATGCCTGGGAATCAATACGAGCCCCAGTGATAATACCACTCCTAAAACTAGCTGTCATACTATGTTCAATTATGTCAATCATGCTATTTGTTGAAAGGGTAGCAATGGCAATTGTAATTTTAGTTGTCAAAGTGCTGGGGAAGAAAAGATACACCAAGTACAACTTGGAAGCCATGAAACAGAAGCTTGAGAGAAACAAAAGATTCCCCATGGTGTTGATCCAAATACCTATGTATAATGAGAAAGAG GTCTACAAGCTTTCAATTGGAGCAGTATGTGGGCTGTCATGGCCAGCTGACAGATTTATAGTTCAGGTTCTTGATGACTCAACAAATCAATCCTTAAGG GAATGTGTCCAAATGGAGTGTCAAAGATGGATACAAAAAGGTGTGAATGTCAAATATGAAACAAGGACAAATCGCAATGGTTACAAGGCAGGTGCCATGAAGGAGGGTTTGGAGAAGGAATATGTCGAGGATTGCGAGTATGTAGCAATATTTGATGCAGATTTCCAGCCAGATGCAGATTTTCTATGGAATACAATCCCTTATCTGCTTGAGAACCCAAAATTGGGTTTGGTTCAAGCAAGATGGAAATTTG TGAATTCCAAGGAATGCATGATGACAAAGCTTCAAGAGATGTCACTCGATTATCACTTTAGTGTTGAACAGGAAGTGGGCTCTTCAACATACTCATTCTTTGGTTTCAATG GGACAGCAGGAATTTGGCGGATTCAAGCAATAAAAGATGCTGGAGGATGGAAAGACCGAACCACAGTAGAAGATATGGACCTTGCAGTAAGGGCAAGCCTGCAAGGTTGGGAATTTGTTTTCGTGGGTGACATAAAA GTAAAAAATGAACTGCCAAGTACATTTAAAGCATACCGATATCAGCAGCACAGATGGTCATGTGGTCCAGCTAATCTCTTTAAGAAAATGACCATGGAAATCCTCTATTGCCAT AGGGTACCGCTTCTCAAGAGACTTCATCTTGTCTATGCTTTCTTCTTTGTGAGGAAAATAGTTGCACATTGGGTCACTTTCTTCTTTTACTGCATAGTTATACCAGCTTGTGTGATAGTTCCTGAAGTCAGTCTCAAAAAGCAGATTGCCATATACATCCCAGCAACCATTACAATTCTAAATGCAGTCTCCACCCCAAG ATCCATGCATCTACTAGTACTCTGGATACTCTTTGAGAATGTTATGTCCCTCCATCGAACTAAAGCAGCAATTATTGGACTCTTGGAAGCAAATCGTGTCAATGAATGGGTTGTGACTGAAAAGCTTGGAAATGCCATGAAACAGAGAAAGAATGCTAAGCCATCAAGAACTTCATGGTTCCGAATTATAGACAG GATCCACCCATTGGAGATCATAGTGGGGATGTATATGCTGCACTGCGCAATCTATGACCTGCTATTCGGACACGATCATTTCTTTATCTATCTGTTGTTGCAGGCAGGAGCTTTCTTTACAATGGGATTTGGGCAAGTGGGAACAATTGTACCCTACTAA